Sequence from the Thermus tengchongensis genome:
CCCGAGCCGGACCGCACCCTGGGAGAACGCCTCCATGCCCTCATCCGGCGGCAGGCCCCTTTCCTCACCCCCAGGCTCTGGTACGGGATGCCTGCGTACGCCCTCGAGGGCAAGGTGCTCTGCTTCCTCCAGCCCGCCCACAAGTTCCAAACCCGCTACGCCACCTTGGGCTTCACCGACCTGGCGCGGCTGGAGGAAGGCAACATGTGGCCCGTGGCCTTCGGCCTCAAAGAGCTCGGCCCCGCCGAGGAAGCCCGCATCGGAGAACTCCTGCGCCGCACCCTGGCCTAACCCCCACGAGGGGACTGCGGCAGAGCGGAATGCCCGCGCGCGGAGGCTGCCCCCTGGGCAAGGGCCGGAAGCGCCTTGCCCATGGCCTTTCCGGGGCCCCCATCCTGGCGCAAACCCGACGGGGTACTTAGGCTTGCCCAAGGGGTTCCCGCCGCGGCTTGCGCCGCACGGGGGCGCATGGCCTCCTTCCCTTGTCCCCCGGAGCCCCAAGCCGTACCCCACGTGGACGAGGTGGCGTTAGTCAGCCTCCACCTCCTCCACCGCCTGGCGGCGGCCCGCCTTCCACTCCAGCCCCGCCCAGATGAAGTCCAGGAGGTCCCCGTCCAGGACGTTCTGGGGGTCAAAGCGCATGAGGCCCGTGCGGTGGTCCTTCACGTACTGCTTGTCCAGCACGTAGCTCCGGATCTGGCTCCCCCACTCGATGGGCCGCACCTCGCCCCGCAGCTTCTGAAGCTCTTCCTGCTTTTTCCTCCACTCCAGCTCGTAAAGCCGGGAGCGGAGCACCTTCATGGCCAGCTCCTTGTTCTTGATCTGGCTCCGGGTGGTCTGGCAGGTGACGGTAATCCCCGTGGGCAAGTGCACGATGCGCACGGCGCTATCGGTGGTGTTCACCCCCTGGCCCCCATGCCCCTGGGAGCGGAACACGTCGATGCGCAGGTCCTCGGGGCGGATCACCACCTCCACGGAATCGTCCACCTCGGGCATCACCTCCACCCCGGCGAAGGAGGTGTGGCGGCGCCCCGAGGCGTCAAAGGGGGAGGGGCGGACCAGGCGGTGAACCCCCGCCTCGGGGACGAGGAAGCCGTAGGCGTTCTCCCCCCGGACGACAATCTGGGCGTAGTCGATGCCCGCCTCCGCCCCGGGGGTTACATCCACCACCTCCACCTGGAACCCCTGGCGCTCGGCGAAACGGGTGTACATCCGCAAAAGCATCTCCGCCCAGTCGCAGGCCT
This genomic interval carries:
- a CDS encoding iron chaperone, giving the protein MAKKGNPKLTPEEKQALRTRLREGKGAQGEAAVLSAIASWPEPDRTLGERLHALIRRQAPFLTPRLWYGMPAYALEGKVLCFLQPAHKFQTRYATLGFTDLARLEEGNMWPVAFGLKELGPAEEARIGELLRRTLA
- the prfB gene encoding peptide chain release factor 2 (programmed frameshift) produces the protein MDLDLLATRLESLRGYLDIPGKEARLKELEKRLEDPTLWQNPEEARRISQEAARLRRTVDTFRSLESDLEGLLELWKEFPAEEREALRPELLEAAKKLEGLYHETLLSFPHAEKNAILTIQPGAGGTEACDWAEMLLRMYTRFAERQGFQVEVVDVTPGAEAGIDYAQIVVRGENAYGFLVPEAGVHRLVRPSPFDASGRRHTSFAGVEVMPEVDDSVEVVIRPEDLRIDVFRSQGHGGQGVNTTDSAVRIVHLPTGITVTCQTTRSQIKNKELAMKVLRSRLYELEWRKKQEELQKLRGEVRPIEWGSQIRSYVLDKQYVKDHRTGLMRFDPQNVLDGDLLDFIWAGLEWKAGRRQAVEEVEAD